The following proteins are encoded in a genomic region of Lentilitoribacter sp. Alg239-R112:
- the pcaF gene encoding 3-oxoadipyl-CoA thiolase, translating into MSAFILDAVRTPIGRYGGALSSLRVDDLAALPLAALKDRNPELDWAKIDDVIMGDANQAGEDNRNVARMAALLAGLSVETPGTTINRLCASGLDAVAMASRGIKAGDYRMAIAGGVESMSRAPFVMPKATTAFSRSNDVFDTTIGWRFVNPKMKAEYGIDSMPQTADNVADEFGISRQDQDAFAARSQSRYQAAHDAGVFSDELIAVSVPQRKGDPILFDKDEHPRPGTDQVKLSGLKGVNGAEKTVTAGNASGVNDGAAALLLANEALAKDAKPLARVVAAAAAGVAPRIMGIGPVPATRKVLEISGLSLDQMDVIELNEAFASQGLATLRELGLPDDAEHVNPNGGAIALGHPLGMSGARLVMTAAYQLRRTGGRYALCTMCVGVGQGAAMIIERI; encoded by the coding sequence TTGTCGGCTTTTATTCTTGATGCTGTTCGTACACCCATTGGACGTTATGGTGGCGCTTTGTCATCTTTGCGTGTGGACGATTTGGCGGCGCTGCCATTGGCAGCCCTTAAAGATCGAAATCCTGAACTGGATTGGGCAAAAATTGATGATGTTATCATGGGAGATGCAAATCAAGCGGGCGAAGATAATCGGAATGTTGCGCGTATGGCGGCACTTCTGGCAGGGCTCTCTGTAGAGACGCCAGGCACAACGATTAATCGTTTGTGTGCATCAGGTTTAGATGCAGTTGCTATGGCGTCAAGAGGCATTAAAGCGGGTGATTATCGTATGGCCATTGCGGGTGGTGTGGAAAGTATGAGCCGCGCTCCATTTGTCATGCCAAAGGCAACCACCGCATTCTCCCGCTCGAACGATGTGTTTGATACGACTATTGGCTGGCGTTTTGTGAACCCAAAAATGAAGGCCGAGTATGGCATAGATTCTATGCCGCAAACTGCAGATAATGTAGCTGATGAATTTGGAATTAGTCGCCAAGATCAGGATGCCTTTGCAGCCCGCAGTCAATCACGATATCAGGCCGCCCATGATGCGGGAGTTTTCTCAGATGAACTTATCGCCGTTTCTGTTCCTCAACGTAAAGGTGATCCAATCTTGTTCGATAAGGACGAGCATCCTCGCCCTGGGACAGATCAAGTAAAATTATCGGGTTTAAAAGGCGTAAACGGGGCGGAAAAAACTGTAACAGCAGGCAATGCCTCTGGTGTCAATGATGGTGCTGCAGCTCTGCTTTTGGCCAACGAGGCGTTAGCAAAAGATGCAAAACCGCTCGCGCGTGTAGTTGCAGCTGCAGCAGCTGGCGTTGCACCGCGTATTATGGGTATTGGTCCTGTTCCGGCTACACGGAAAGTGTTGGAGATTTCCGGCCTGTCATTAGATCAGATGGATGTCATTGAACTTAATGAAGCATTTGCAAGCCAAGGTCTGGCTACATTACGGGAACTCGGCCTGCCGGATGACGCAGAACACGTTAATCCAAACGGTGGGGCAATTGCGCTTGGTCACCCATTAGGCATGTCCGGGGCAAGGCTTGTTATGACTGCAGCTTATCAATTGCGCCGCACGGGAGGTCGCTATGCACTGTGCACAATGTGTGTGGGCGTTGGTCAGGGCGCTGCAATGATTATTGAACGTATTTAA
- a CDS encoding energy-coupling factor transporter transmembrane component T, whose amino-acid sequence MLISTYSSGNSIVHTAKPMTKVLLLICSCTLLFVWENWISLALASLLIGGLYIIAKISHQNIVAVIKPALWVLLFIFAVQVYLVDWLFASFVVLRFITMIMAASLLTLTTKTSDLISGIEGFLGRFLSEKNSESISLALSLCFRFIPMVRKIFEEVKEAQKARGLDRSWRALVTPTIIRTLKSADEISEAIVARSIDISLNDHGSRSKNTEREA is encoded by the coding sequence ATGCTGATAAGCACATATAGTTCTGGTAACAGTATTGTTCACACTGCCAAACCCATGACAAAGGTTCTTTTGCTTATTTGTAGTTGTACTCTTTTGTTTGTATGGGAAAATTGGATTTCACTTGCGCTTGCCAGCCTTCTTATTGGTGGGCTTTATATCATCGCCAAGATATCTCACCAAAACATAGTTGCTGTAATTAAGCCTGCTCTATGGGTTCTTTTGTTTATCTTTGCGGTGCAGGTTTATTTAGTTGACTGGCTATTTGCCAGTTTTGTAGTTTTGCGCTTTATCACCATGATTATGGCCGCCTCGCTTCTCACATTGACAACAAAAACTAGTGACCTGATTTCCGGGATTGAGGGTTTCTTAGGTCGATTTTTGTCTGAAAAAAACTCTGAGTCCATCAGTTTAGCTTTATCACTGTGTTTTCGGTTTATTCCGATGGTGCGGAAGATTTTTGAAGAAGTGAAAGAGGCGCAAAAGGCAAGAGGGTTAGATCGCAGCTGGCGTGCGCTTGTTACACCAACGATTATTAGAACCTTAAAGTCTGCGGACGAAATTTCTGAAGCGATTGTTGCAAGGTCAATCGATATATCGCTAAATGATCATGGCAGCAGATCCAAAAATACTGAGCGTGAGGCATAA
- a CDS encoding MaoC family dehydratase: MKYIHALEDLDSLVGEGVAVGQSLQIDQMMLDQFLELCGDTNKIHRTSPSNSQPIIPGNFLISLVPQLLQSQMSIHESIECFTVGYQMIKFRAPVRVQDTVIFNADISSVRCVKEARHVVYDFTFRNQDQSKVSMEGQMTDLYRKV; this comes from the coding sequence ATGAAGTATATTCACGCGTTGGAAGACTTGGATAGTTTAGTCGGTGAGGGTGTCGCTGTTGGTCAATCTCTACAAATTGATCAGATGATGCTGGATCAGTTCTTAGAACTTTGCGGCGATACAAACAAAATACACCGCACCTCACCATCAAACTCTCAGCCAATTATCCCCGGGAACTTTTTGATTTCACTCGTTCCTCAGCTCTTGCAATCACAGATGAGCATTCATGAAAGTATCGAATGTTTTACTGTTGGCTATCAGATGATTAAATTTAGGGCACCGGTACGAGTACAAGATACTGTTATATTCAATGCTGATATTTCGTCCGTTAGATGTGTCAAAGAAGCCCGACACGTTGTATATGATTTCACATTTAGAAACCAAGATCAGAGTAAGGTTTCAATGGAAGGTCAAATGACGGACTTATATCGTAAGGTCTGA
- a CDS encoding thiolase family protein gives MTGSSWMIGAMRTPVTSRSGALSAFTAPELGSISISALIDSLNVPSDLVEHLILANGLYGGGNPARLSALASGLPENVPSMSIDTQCCGGLDSILLAHGLVASGMHDFVIAGGIESFTTAPRRFNRSLDGRPDQEYKRPPFSPWVDRDPDMLEAAAQLAKEFNILRAEQEEFAIRSHASALKAQDRLLSECIAFDGVQFDTFTRELSSKLCKRMPIIAGDVDHGITSATTCVEADASAVCAIVSSGFLSAHPKYQKTAIKILGTQSVGSDPAMPGLAPVDAVREILKKLSLTAQEFDVIEVMEAFASQAIACIRLCGFDQNVVNLGGGALARGHPIGASGAINAVRLFQEMNYRPSSKLGLAAIAGAGGLGSALVLSK, from the coding sequence TTGACAGGATCATCATGGATGATAGGCGCGATGCGAACACCTGTGACTTCCCGAAGCGGGGCTCTTTCTGCATTCACAGCACCTGAGTTGGGTAGCATCTCAATTTCAGCTCTTATAGACAGTTTGAACGTACCTTCTGATCTCGTTGAGCATCTTATCCTCGCAAATGGTCTTTATGGCGGTGGAAATCCAGCAAGATTGAGTGCTCTTGCATCTGGCCTTCCTGAAAATGTCCCCAGCATGAGTATTGATACACAATGCTGCGGTGGGTTAGATTCAATTCTTTTGGCACATGGTCTGGTGGCCTCCGGCATGCATGATTTTGTTATTGCTGGAGGTATAGAATCCTTCACAACGGCTCCACGGCGATTTAACAGGTCTTTGGATGGTCGTCCGGATCAAGAATATAAGAGACCTCCATTTTCACCTTGGGTGGATAGAGATCCAGACATGCTGGAGGCTGCGGCTCAGCTTGCCAAAGAGTTCAATATATTACGTGCCGAACAAGAAGAATTTGCAATAAGAAGCCATGCATCTGCATTGAAGGCGCAAGATAGGCTTTTGAGCGAATGTATTGCATTTGATGGTGTGCAGTTTGATACATTTACACGTGAACTAAGCTCCAAATTATGTAAACGGATGCCTATTATTGCAGGCGATGTTGACCACGGCATAACCAGTGCTACAACGTGTGTTGAGGCGGATGCGAGCGCTGTATGTGCAATTGTATCTTCCGGTTTTTTAAGTGCGCATCCGAAATATCAAAAGACTGCGATCAAAATTTTAGGCACTCAATCTGTTGGCAGTGATCCGGCAATGCCCGGACTTGCGCCTGTTGATGCAGTTAGAGAGATCTTGAAGAAGCTTTCACTCACTGCGCAAGAATTTGACGTCATAGAAGTCATGGAAGCATTTGCGTCACAAGCAATAGCTTGTATCAGACTTTGTGGATTTGATCAGAATGTTGTAAATCTTGGCGGCGGTGCCTTAGCGCGCGGACATCCGATCGGAGCTTCTGGTGCAATAAATGCTGTCAGATTGTTTCAAGAGATGAATTATCGACCATCTTCTAAACTCGGATTGGCTGCGATTGCAGGCGCCGGGGGGCTTGGTTCGGCCTTGGTGTTGTCCAAATGA
- a CDS encoding TRAP transporter large permease, whose translation MEISLIAFALVISLVLLRIPIGFAMGLVGAVGFVYLRDWRWSAGLGPAADSILDVTQNDALSVIPLFIFMGMLIAQSGMAHDLYRAAYALVGRLPGGLAMSTILACGGFSAVSGSSLATAATMSQVALPPMRKFGYHDSLSTASVAAGGTLGILIPPSIILIIYGFLTGQSIGKLFLAGILPGILGIALYLCAVAFVVWRNPKAGPAGEKLSGAETKASVLRVIPILVLFCIIIGGIYGRIFTADEAAGVGAFGAILISIAIGRFSFAKLMDALTQTVKTSVGLFVLLIGADIFSRLITRAGLPDDLLALVQGAGFEPFMILGMMILIYLVLGAVFESLSMITLTVPVFAPLIASLGFFEGDLTGEFALIWFGIVVVVVTEISLITPPIGLNVFVLRSVVKDVSTATIFKGVTPFWVADIVRLALLVGLPFLSLLLPVGIWGF comes from the coding sequence ATGGAAATATCACTTATTGCGTTTGCGCTCGTAATTTCGCTTGTGTTGTTGCGTATACCCATTGGCTTTGCCATGGGTTTAGTCGGTGCAGTTGGTTTTGTTTACCTGCGTGATTGGCGCTGGTCAGCAGGGCTTGGACCAGCAGCTGATTCTATTCTTGATGTTACGCAAAATGATGCATTGTCGGTAATTCCGCTTTTCATTTTCATGGGTATGTTGATTGCGCAAAGCGGAATGGCCCATGATCTTTACCGCGCAGCTTATGCTCTGGTTGGGCGATTACCGGGCGGTTTGGCTATGTCCACGATCTTAGCTTGTGGCGGGTTTTCTGCAGTTTCAGGGTCCTCACTGGCAACAGCGGCTACAATGTCGCAAGTCGCCCTGCCACCTATGCGAAAATTCGGTTACCATGATAGCCTATCAACCGCATCAGTTGCGGCAGGCGGAACGCTGGGAATTCTCATTCCTCCCAGCATTATTCTCATTATTTATGGGTTCCTGACAGGTCAATCAATTGGCAAGCTATTTTTGGCAGGTATTCTTCCCGGCATTCTAGGTATCGCACTTTATCTCTGCGCTGTAGCCTTTGTTGTATGGCGCAACCCGAAGGCGGGACCCGCAGGCGAAAAATTATCCGGGGCTGAAACAAAAGCAAGTGTGCTTAGAGTTATACCAATACTCGTACTCTTCTGCATCATTATCGGTGGCATTTATGGTCGCATTTTTACCGCCGACGAAGCTGCCGGCGTTGGGGCTTTTGGCGCTATTCTTATCTCTATTGCCATTGGCCGCTTTTCCTTCGCAAAATTAATGGATGCATTGACGCAAACTGTAAAAACGTCTGTGGGCCTGTTCGTTCTTCTTATCGGTGCTGATATCTTTAGCCGCCTTATTACGCGTGCAGGACTGCCCGATGATCTGTTAGCTCTTGTGCAAGGTGCAGGCTTTGAACCATTCATGATTTTAGGAATGATGATCTTAATTTATCTGGTACTGGGTGCAGTCTTTGAAAGTCTTTCGATGATTACCTTAACGGTGCCAGTGTTTGCTCCATTGATAGCATCACTCGGCTTCTTCGAAGGTGATCTAACGGGTGAGTTTGCGCTTATCTGGTTTGGTATCGTTGTTGTTGTTGTCACGGAAATATCACTTATCACGCCGCCCATCGGACTAAATGTTTTTGTTCTGCGGTCCGTGGTGAAAGATGTATCAACGGCAACAATATTTAAAGGTGTGACCCCGTTCTGGGTTGCTGATATTGTGCGCCTTGCCCTGCTCGTTGGTCTTCCATTCTTGTCATTGCTTCTGCCTGTGGGAATTTGGGGGTTTTAA
- a CDS encoding TRAP transporter substrate-binding protein translates to MKIISNALIAGLATFAFVSSASAEKTMVVSSWLPPSHIMNEIVWPEFIKRIDAATEGRVKGKIEYGLASPPAQADLIEDGGADAAWIFHGYNPGRFVTSKLIEIPGLEGDSAAASAAHWRAHQQMLGKVNEHDGVVPVAMMVHAPGMLHLSKEVASLEDVAGLKVRSGGGVMGDVLKGLDMAGVQVSAPKVYETVANGVADGTFFPGDTIAILRLTEVLPYTYRVPGGFYRGSFSIIMSEEFMDSIGEEDAKAINAVLGEEFSAFAGKAWDEGNQRGIDAQSKTGKVIDLEGSAAAKFEALVPQIQKSVLEEVSAKGVDADAALKLIRDTMAEYNK, encoded by the coding sequence ATGAAAATTATATCAAATGCTCTGATTGCAGGGCTTGCAACTTTCGCTTTTGTATCTTCAGCTTCTGCTGAAAAAACGATGGTTGTTTCATCATGGCTACCACCAAGCCACATCATGAACGAAATTGTCTGGCCGGAATTTATCAAGCGTATTGATGCTGCTACAGAAGGTCGAGTAAAAGGTAAGATCGAATATGGTCTTGCTTCTCCGCCGGCACAGGCTGATTTGATTGAAGATGGCGGCGCGGATGCTGCATGGATTTTCCACGGTTACAATCCTGGCCGTTTTGTTACCTCGAAATTGATTGAAATACCTGGTTTGGAAGGCGATTCTGCTGCCGCATCTGCTGCACACTGGCGTGCCCATCAACAAATGCTTGGCAAAGTGAATGAGCATGATGGTGTCGTACCTGTGGCTATGATGGTACATGCGCCAGGCATGCTTCACCTCTCAAAAGAGGTTGCATCCTTAGAAGACGTTGCTGGACTAAAAGTTCGTTCTGGCGGTGGTGTCATGGGTGATGTTCTAAAAGGATTGGATATGGCCGGTGTGCAGGTTTCTGCACCGAAAGTGTATGAAACTGTTGCCAACGGTGTTGCTGACGGAACATTTTTCCCCGGTGATACAATTGCTATTTTGCGCCTGACAGAAGTCTTGCCTTATACATATCGTGTTCCTGGTGGTTTTTATCGTGGTTCTTTCTCCATCATCATGAGTGAAGAGTTCATGGATTCAATCGGGGAAGAAGATGCCAAAGCAATCAACGCTGTTTTGGGTGAAGAATTCTCAGCCTTTGCCGGTAAAGCTTGGGATGAAGGCAACCAGCGCGGTATAGACGCACAGTCAAAAACTGGTAAAGTCATAGACCTTGAAGGAAGTGCTGCTGCAAAGTTCGAAGCTCTTGTCCCACAAATTCAGAAATCTGTTCTGGAGGAAGTCAGTGCAAAGGGTGTCGATGCTGATGCCGCTCTTAAACTTATCCGTGATACAATGGCTGAATACAATAAATAA
- a CDS encoding nitroreductase, with the protein MSKTLQDHFSKLLIDRRSTRAYLERDVDEDIVSKILNIARHTQSGGNMQPWRVSVLRKKTISRLQTAIADDVSKTGFIDNGDYQYYPREHISPYSERIQQCGVDLHSALDIGRRDTAMARSQRMKNFEFFGAPVGLIITMNKSLEQGSWIDVGLFLNSLTLAISAYGLSSCVQASFSSYGDIIRNVLDLHHDKLVICGVSIGYADKEHPVNNIPQKRMAVDEFTEFYP; encoded by the coding sequence ATGTCTAAAACCCTCCAAGATCATTTTTCAAAACTATTGATCGATAGACGTTCTACCAGAGCATATTTAGAGCGTGATGTGGACGAAGATATAGTAAGTAAGATACTAAACATAGCTCGTCATACTCAAAGTGGCGGTAATATGCAGCCTTGGCGTGTCAGCGTCTTGAGAAAAAAAACTATTTCCAGACTTCAAACCGCCATTGCAGATGACGTGAGTAAGACCGGTTTTATCGATAATGGTGATTATCAATATTACCCTCGAGAGCATATTTCTCCCTATTCTGAGAGAATTCAACAATGTGGTGTTGATCTTCACTCTGCGCTAGATATCGGGCGCCGTGATACGGCAATGGCTCGGTCGCAAAGGATGAAGAACTTTGAGTTTTTTGGCGCACCTGTAGGCCTGATCATTACAATGAATAAAAGTCTCGAACAGGGTAGCTGGATAGATGTTGGTTTATTTTTGAACTCACTCACATTAGCGATTTCAGCCTACGGTCTGTCGAGTTGCGTGCAGGCAAGCTTCTCAAGCTATGGCGATATAATCCGGAATGTTCTTGATTTACATCACGATAAACTCGTTATTTGCGGGGTTTCAATTGGCTATGCAGATAAAGAACATCCCGTTAATAATATTCCGCAAAAACGTATGGCGGTTGATGAATTCACCGAGTTTTATCCATGA
- a CDS encoding AMP-binding protein produces MMNSQIASRIVANLTHSGDKVVIYFGDKQIKAAEFLDLIQIYRRGLINLHRHENIAILMKTSPDALALFIASLSVAKNTCFFDPNWPEDIIKKTANLAQIDMIISDDSQSAVDTLSHLVLKTPTVTADHEAEAEVNNLDGNYDPNYTCFTSGSTGLPKGCMRSEMSWIRSFGSDQKFTDIQESDTVIVPGSFAHSLFLYAAIRGLYTGATIALFTNFHPNRIVEIFEHINNGVIFAVPTQLDALVHSTCQHGENIKRILSTGSKLPISIYEKLVDVFTEAVIVEFYGTSELSYVAARTVSVDDPETLVGRPLPNVEISIKGPDGADIPMGSEGLVYVKSDLAFRGYVSHSGLQEADKSICVGDAGFFDFNGDLHLVGRMDRAFQSSGRNIIPEAIETALTSIEGVALAAVFGVPDATRENRIAAVLCIDAQITKPDLISCLRQSLATYAIPSIYYKCDIWPKTTSGKIDLITLRSKLLAKELEVLF; encoded by the coding sequence ATGATGAATTCACAAATCGCTTCCCGTATCGTGGCAAATCTCACCCATTCGGGTGATAAAGTTGTTATTTATTTTGGCGATAAGCAGATTAAGGCTGCTGAATTTTTAGACCTAATTCAGATATATCGGCGTGGGTTGATAAATTTACACCGCCACGAAAATATTGCCATCTTGATGAAGACCTCACCGGATGCCTTAGCGCTATTTATCGCTTCATTATCTGTTGCGAAGAATACGTGTTTCTTTGATCCGAACTGGCCAGAGGATATTATCAAGAAGACTGCAAATTTAGCTCAAATCGATATGATTATATCTGACGATAGCCAATCTGCCGTCGATACATTATCCCATCTGGTATTGAAAACGCCAACCGTAACGGCGGATCATGAGGCTGAAGCTGAAGTTAATAATCTGGATGGTAACTATGATCCAAATTATACGTGCTTCACGTCCGGTTCAACGGGACTACCTAAAGGGTGTATGCGTTCGGAGATGTCGTGGATACGGAGTTTTGGTTCGGATCAGAAATTCACCGATATCCAAGAATCTGACACGGTTATTGTCCCCGGCAGTTTTGCTCATTCCTTGTTTCTTTATGCTGCCATTCGTGGCCTTTACACGGGTGCAACAATTGCACTCTTTACAAACTTTCACCCAAATCGAATTGTAGAGATATTCGAGCATATCAATAATGGTGTGATCTTTGCTGTTCCTACTCAATTGGATGCATTAGTCCATTCAACCTGTCAGCATGGCGAAAATATCAAACGAATATTATCAACGGGGTCGAAGCTGCCAATTTCCATTTATGAGAAGCTTGTTGATGTATTCACGGAAGCTGTGATTGTGGAGTTTTATGGAACATCTGAATTAAGCTACGTCGCAGCACGTACAGTATCAGTTGATGACCCTGAGACTTTGGTTGGGCGACCATTGCCAAATGTTGAAATTTCGATCAAAGGGCCGGATGGTGCAGACATACCAATGGGGAGCGAGGGGCTTGTTTATGTGAAGAGTGATCTTGCTTTTCGCGGTTATGTTTCACATTCGGGCCTGCAGGAAGCCGATAAATCGATATGTGTTGGTGATGCTGGATTTTTCGATTTTAACGGAGACCTGCATTTGGTCGGCCGCATGGATAGAGCATTTCAAAGTAGTGGTCGGAATATTATTCCAGAAGCTATTGAAACAGCGTTGACCTCAATCGAAGGTGTTGCACTTGCAGCTGTATTTGGGGTTCCCGATGCCACCCGTGAGAATAGAATTGCTGCGGTGTTATGTATTGACGCCCAGATTACGAAACCTGATCTGATATCTTGCTTACGACAGTCACTTGCCACATACGCAATACCTAGTATCTACTATAAATGCGATATATGGCCTAAAACTACGTCTGGGAAAATTGATCTGATTACACTAAGGAGCAAACTGTTGGCGAAGGAGCTGGAGGTTCTATTTTGA
- a CDS encoding DUF1284 domain-containing protein — translation MIKLRGHHLLCSLTFAGRGYSRDFERDFKKVIQRIKQNEPIEIVSGPDEICASVKDCVGSHCFEDRIINRDSLALRDISALLGVKLEVGSKLIPNDLFHNQYRKAYQLQSVRSACFDCQWSEVCDAVVADGFNKTHLKRG, via the coding sequence ATGATAAAGTTACGTGGTCACCATTTGCTTTGCTCACTGACCTTTGCCGGACGAGGCTATTCTCGAGATTTTGAACGTGACTTTAAGAAGGTCATTCAAAGGATCAAACAAAATGAGCCAATTGAGATAGTTTCTGGTCCGGATGAGATATGTGCTTCGGTGAAAGATTGCGTTGGCAGTCACTGTTTTGAAGATCGAATTATCAATCGAGATAGTTTGGCATTGAGAGATATTTCAGCGTTGCTTGGCGTTAAATTGGAGGTAGGTTCTAAGTTGATTCCGAATGATCTCTTTCACAATCAATATAGAAAAGCCTATCAACTGCAAAGTGTTCGGAGCGCTTGCTTTGACTGTCAGTGGTCGGAAGTTTGTGATGCGGTGGTTGCGGATGGTTTTAATAAGACGCACTTGAAACGCGGATAA
- a CDS encoding TRAP transporter small permease, protein MMTYTTIKRAGAWLARLSLFLSTVCIVLIMCVTVVEVVGRYMFNAPLFGRQDIAQILLALSIFLAFPVVTLRGGQIDVDLMDFMFSPKAAFIRDRLIEILISVSLLTMGYWLLTRAEKALSRGIVSELLFIPKYPLIYIISGAVFLTGVLVLILMLSRLFKGKPDIVSGSQEIK, encoded by the coding sequence ATGATGACCTATACGACTATTAAAAGGGCGGGCGCTTGGCTCGCCCGACTTAGCCTTTTTCTTAGTACGGTCTGCATTGTCCTCATCATGTGTGTCACAGTTGTTGAGGTGGTGGGGCGCTATATGTTTAACGCGCCCCTTTTTGGTCGGCAGGATATCGCTCAAATTCTGCTAGCACTTTCGATTTTTCTGGCATTTCCAGTCGTGACTTTACGCGGCGGGCAGATCGATGTTGATCTGATGGACTTTATGTTTTCGCCTAAAGCCGCCTTCATTCGTGACCGATTAATCGAAATTCTAATCTCTGTATCACTTCTTACAATGGGCTATTGGTTGCTTACCCGCGCTGAGAAAGCTCTCAGCCGCGGAATTGTCAGTGAACTATTATTCATTCCAAAATACCCTCTGATTTACATCATCTCCGGCGCTGTATTCTTAACGGGTGTATTGGTGTTAATTTTAATGCTCTCAAGACTATTCAAGGGTAAACCTGACATCGTATCAGGATCGCAGGAAATCAAGTAA
- a CDS encoding biotin transporter BioY: protein MSTRDIVLIALFAAITAVLGVFPPLTLPVISVPITAQTLGVMLAGGVLGAKRGALSMVLFLVLVAVGLPLLSGGRGGFAVFFGPSGGFLIGWIFAAYCIGMMIDKFWNKLNYFSAFVACFTGGIVLLYLIGIPWVAFAAKIPLSKAFIGSMSFVPGDIIKTAIASWVIVTVAKSYPIMKPA, encoded by the coding sequence ATATCAACTCGAGATATTGTTCTCATTGCTCTATTTGCTGCAATTACTGCTGTATTGGGTGTTTTCCCTCCACTAACTCTGCCTGTTATTTCAGTGCCGATTACCGCTCAAACTCTTGGCGTAATGCTTGCGGGAGGTGTGCTAGGTGCTAAAAGAGGGGCGCTGTCGATGGTGCTTTTCTTAGTATTGGTCGCGGTCGGATTGCCACTACTTTCAGGCGGGCGCGGTGGTTTTGCCGTATTTTTTGGGCCAAGTGGCGGGTTTCTAATTGGCTGGATCTTTGCCGCATATTGTATCGGTATGATGATAGATAAGTTCTGGAATAAACTTAACTATTTCAGCGCATTTGTAGCCTGTTTTACAGGCGGAATTGTATTGCTGTACTTAATTGGTATTCCTTGGGTCGCATTTGCAGCAAAAATACCGCTTTCAAAAGCGTTTATCGGCTCAATGTCGTTCGTACCCGGTGATATTATCAAAACAGCAATCGCTTCATGGGTTATCGTAACTGTTGCCAAGTCCTACCCGATCATGAAGCCTGCGTAA
- a CDS encoding ABC transporter ATP-binding protein gives MISICDVTVIKNNNVILDNVSATFDENRVGIIGSNGSGKSTFAKLLNGLEKASSGTIQIGHKLTNGQTHQPKVGFVFQNPDNQIVFPLVGEDLEFGLKKSGLSKVEIKDRIGFYLDKFNVSNLIERRTHELSGGEKQLIALIGVLVMEPEYIVLDEPTTLLDLRNRSILMDFMEKLSQKLIIVSHDLDLMSDMDRLIWIDKGQVKGDGEAVSILAAYKHASKVDRC, from the coding sequence GTGATCAGTATTTGTGACGTGACAGTTATCAAGAATAACAATGTTATACTCGATAATGTCTCGGCAACTTTTGATGAAAATCGAGTTGGAATTATTGGCAGCAATGGTTCTGGCAAGAGCACGTTTGCAAAATTACTGAACGGATTAGAAAAAGCATCCTCGGGCACGATACAAATAGGCCATAAATTAACTAATGGGCAAACACACCAACCCAAAGTGGGATTTGTGTTTCAAAATCCAGACAACCAAATTGTATTTCCTCTGGTTGGGGAGGATCTCGAATTTGGCCTTAAGAAATCAGGACTTTCCAAAGTGGAGATCAAAGATCGCATCGGTTTTTACCTCGATAAGTTTAATGTATCTAATTTAATTGAGCGCCGAACACATGAATTAAGTGGCGGTGAAAAACAACTCATTGCGCTGATTGGTGTACTGGTTATGGAGCCAGAATATATCGTTCTCGACGAGCCAACCACATTACTTGACCTGCGTAACCGTTCCATTCTCATGGACTTTATGGAAAAGCTCAGTCAAAAGCTTATTATTGTGAGCCATGACCTTGATCTGATGAGCGATATGGATCGTTTGATATGGATTGATAAGGGGCAAGTTAAAGGTGACGGTGAAGCTGTTTCTATCCTTGCCGCATATAAACACGCCTCAAAGGTCGACAGATGCTGA